In Methanobacterium paludis, the following proteins share a genomic window:
- a CDS encoding CDC48 family AAA ATPase, whose protein sequence is MENKEMKLKVAEAFSQSDVGRSIARIDPACMQKLDLHDGDIIQMEGKKITAARVASSQSDIGLGIIRIDGYMRKNAGTSIGEEVTVKHAEVKEASKVILAPVDQEIVIQNAKPAFMGRVMSQGDIIVTGVRQQQTMRGGVFDDFFRDMMTEVRPMGEIKLAVVSTKPAGIVQITQMTDVEVQREPVDVSKLEGVANVVDVNYEDIGGLKEEVKKVREMIEIPLKRPELFERLGISPPKGVLMHGPPGTGKTLLAKAVANESDAHFIAINGPEIMSKYVGGSEERLRELFEEAEENAPSIIFIDEIDAIAPKREEVTGEVERRTVAQLLTLMDGLKGRGQVVVIGATNRPDALDQAIRRPGRFDREIEIGVPDKDGRREVLQIHTRGMPLDEKVDLDEIAEITHGFVGADLESLCKESAMRVLRRVLPDIKGDEEIPKETLKKMIVKKSDFKEALKEIQPSALREIFVQVPNVKWDDIGGLEGAKQELREAVEWPLKYPENFEKFGVKPPKGVLVYGPPGTGKTLLAKAVANESEANFIAIKGPELLSKWVGESEKGVREVFKKARQTAPTVIFFDEIDSIASTRGGSSTDSGVTQRVVNQLLTEIDGLEELQDVVVVAATNRVDIIDPALLRPGRFDRHVEVGDPDEEARIAIFKVHTKDMPLADDVDLEKLAKRTEGYVGADIEAVCREAVMLTLRDNMEADKVKMKQFRGAMDKVKPKKEIDLRQYS, encoded by the coding sequence ATGGAAAATAAAGAAATGAAATTAAAAGTAGCAGAAGCATTTTCACAGAGCGATGTTGGTAGATCAATTGCCAGAATTGACCCTGCATGCATGCAGAAGCTCGATCTCCATGATGGAGACATAATACAGATGGAAGGAAAGAAAATAACCGCAGCAAGGGTTGCATCAAGCCAATCTGACATCGGCCTGGGTATAATCCGTATAGACGGTTACATGAGGAAGAACGCAGGAACATCCATAGGTGAAGAGGTCACAGTAAAACACGCAGAAGTCAAAGAAGCAAGTAAAGTAATTCTAGCACCTGTTGACCAGGAAATAGTAATACAAAATGCTAAACCCGCATTTATGGGCAGAGTAATGTCTCAAGGAGACATAATAGTCACAGGAGTAAGACAACAACAAACCATGAGAGGTGGAGTGTTCGACGACTTCTTCAGGGACATGATGACAGAAGTTAGACCAATGGGTGAGATCAAACTCGCAGTTGTATCGACAAAACCTGCAGGAATTGTTCAGATCACACAAATGACAGATGTTGAGGTACAAAGAGAACCTGTCGATGTTTCAAAACTTGAAGGAGTTGCAAACGTCGTGGATGTGAACTACGAAGACATTGGAGGCCTCAAGGAAGAAGTTAAAAAAGTAAGGGAAATGATAGAGATCCCGCTTAAAAGGCCTGAACTCTTCGAAAGACTGGGAATATCTCCACCAAAAGGTGTTTTGATGCATGGTCCACCAGGAACTGGTAAAACATTACTTGCAAAGGCCGTTGCAAACGAAAGCGATGCACACTTTATAGCAATAAACGGTCCTGAGATCATGAGTAAATACGTTGGTGGATCCGAGGAAAGACTCAGAGAACTCTTTGAAGAAGCCGAAGAAAATGCACCTTCCATCATATTCATAGATGAAATCGATGCTATTGCCCCAAAAAGAGAGGAAGTCACAGGAGAAGTTGAGCGAAGAACAGTTGCACAACTTCTAACTTTAATGGACGGCCTCAAAGGCAGGGGCCAGGTTGTAGTTATAGGCGCAACAAACAGACCAGACGCCCTTGACCAGGCCATCAGGAGACCTGGAAGATTTGACAGGGAAATAGAAATAGGCGTACCAGACAAGGACGGAAGAAGAGAAGTGCTCCAGATACACACCAGGGGAATGCCTTTAGACGAGAAGGTGGATTTGGATGAAATAGCAGAAATAACCCATGGATTTGTGGGTGCAGACCTGGAATCACTGTGCAAAGAATCTGCAATGAGGGTGTTAAGGCGGGTGCTCCCGGATATAAAAGGAGACGAGGAAATACCCAAAGAAACCCTTAAAAAAATGATTGTCAAAAAATCAGACTTCAAGGAAGCCCTAAAAGAGATACAACCCTCAGCACTTCGTGAAATTTTCGTACAGGTTCCTAACGTTAAATGGGATGACATTGGAGGACTCGAAGGTGCAAAACAGGAGCTAAGGGAAGCTGTTGAATGGCCACTTAAATATCCTGAAAACTTTGAGAAATTCGGTGTAAAGCCACCAAAAGGTGTTTTAGTCTACGGACCTCCAGGAACTGGTAAAACATTACTTGCAAAAGCCGTTGCAAACGAGAGTGAAGCAAACTTCATAGCCATCAAGGGTCCTGAACTCCTATCAAAATGGGTTGGAGAATCAGAAAAAGGTGTAAGGGAAGTATTTAAAAAAGCAAGGCAAACTGCACCAACTGTAATATTCTTTGATGAAATAGATTCCATAGCATCCACAAGAGGTGGGAGCAGTACAGATTCCGGCGTAACACAGCGTGTTGTTAACCAGCTTTTAACAGAGATCGATGGGCTTGAGGAACTGCAGGACGTTGTAGTGGTAGCGGCCACAAACCGTGTGGACATAATAGATCCCGCCTTACTGCGTCCTGGAAGATTTGACAGACACGTTGAAGTTGGAGATCCAGATGAAGAAGCTAGAATTGCAATATTCAAAGTGCACACAAAGGATATGCCACTTGCAGATGATGTTGACCTTGAAAAACTTGCTAAAAGGACAGAAGGCTACGTTGGAGCAGATATTGAAGCCGTATGCCGAGAAGCGGTAATGTTGACACTTCGAGATAACATGGAAGCAGACAAAGTGAAAATGAAACAGTTCAGGGGAGCTATGGATAAAGTAAAACCAAAAAAAGAGATAGATTTAAGGCAGTACAGTTAA
- a CDS encoding chorismate--pyruvate lyase family protein yields the protein MDQNIVDAIKKIESDIGKLSSAQKILLTTDGSITAILDILKGHVHIETLVQEFREADSDVAELLSIDKGDNVNYRVILMGPGEPLMHAVSYIPVKRLDNDFKDDLIKADIPIGRILKKHSIESRREIKKVYVEDMSDEMHDIFKVNSPMLTRTYNIIHNGEILIWIKETFPYSFFRD from the coding sequence ATGGACCAAAATATTGTTGATGCAATCAAAAAAATTGAGAGTGACATTGGAAAACTTTCAAGCGCCCAAAAAATACTTTTAACAACCGATGGCTCTATAACCGCAATACTGGATATTTTGAAGGGTCATGTGCACATAGAAACACTCGTACAGGAATTCAGGGAAGCAGATAGTGACGTGGCAGAACTTTTATCCATAGATAAAGGAGATAATGTAAATTACAGGGTTATTTTAATGGGACCAGGAGAACCCCTGATGCATGCAGTGTCTTACATACCTGTAAAAAGACTTGACAACGATTTTAAGGATGATCTTATAAAGGCAGATATTCCAATTGGTAGAATACTCAAGAAACACAGCATTGAATCGCGAAGGGAAATAAAAAAGGTTTATGTTGAAGATATGAGTGATGAAATGCACGATATTTTTAAAGTGAACTCTCCAATGCTCACCAGAACTTATAACATAATTCACAATGGTGAAATTTTAATATGGATAAAAGAAACGTTCCCCTACAGTTTTTTCAGGGATTAA
- the fen gene encoding flap endonuclease-1, protein MGVKFRDIVNPEPLGFNDLNGKIVALDAANVIYQFLSSIRQVDGTPLMDHNKNITSHFSGILYRTSSLIEKGIKPVYVFDGISSYLKKGTQAKRREVKEKSEKRWKAALDEGNTEEARKYAVRSSRMSSDVIEGSKKLLSLMGIPHIQAMGEGEAQASYMVEKGDAWCVGSQDYDCVLFGATRMVKNLTITGGKANLELIELKKVLERLEITREQLIDVAILAGTDFNEGVKGIGAKKGLKLVKEHGDIFNILDHMKIELEVDPNILRDMFLKHDVLTDYELKWRSPDKSGVIDYLCGDHDFSEDRVSSALEKLKKLDMNQSSLEKWF, encoded by the coding sequence ATGGGTGTAAAATTTAGAGATATCGTAAATCCAGAGCCCCTAGGATTTAACGATTTAAATGGGAAAATAGTAGCACTGGATGCGGCCAATGTTATATACCAGTTCTTATCCAGCATAAGGCAGGTTGATGGTACTCCTTTAATGGATCATAATAAAAATATAACTTCACATTTCAGTGGAATCCTTTACAGGACATCATCTCTTATAGAAAAGGGAATAAAACCAGTTTATGTCTTTGATGGTATATCAAGTTATCTTAAAAAGGGTACTCAAGCTAAAAGGAGAGAAGTGAAGGAAAAATCTGAAAAAAGGTGGAAAGCAGCCCTTGATGAAGGTAATACTGAAGAAGCAAGAAAATACGCGGTTAGATCCTCAAGAATGTCTTCTGATGTAATAGAAGGTTCTAAAAAGCTGTTGAGTCTTATGGGAATTCCACATATTCAGGCAATGGGTGAAGGTGAAGCCCAAGCATCGTATATGGTTGAAAAGGGTGATGCATGGTGTGTGGGATCCCAGGACTATGATTGTGTACTTTTTGGTGCAACGAGGATGGTTAAGAACCTGACAATAACCGGGGGAAAGGCCAACCTTGAACTTATCGAGCTTAAAAAAGTTTTAGAAAGGCTTGAAATAACAAGAGAACAGCTCATTGACGTTGCAATACTTGCAGGTACGGACTTCAACGAGGGTGTGAAGGGAATAGGGGCTAAAAAAGGTTTAAAACTTGTGAAAGAACATGGGGACATATTTAACATTCTTGATCACATGAAAATAGAGTTAGAAGTGGATCCAAATATTTTGAGGGACATGTTTTTAAAACATGATGTTTTAACCGATTATGAATTAAAATGGAGAAGTCCAGATAAGAGTGGAGTAATTGATTACCTATGTGGGGACCATGATTTTTCAGAGGATCGCGTCAGCAGTGCGTTAGAAAAACTTAAAAAACTCGATATGAACCAGAGCAGTCTGGAAAAGTGGTTCTAA
- the cyaB gene encoding class IV adenylate cyclase, translating to MIEVEVKAHVTNFEDVKEKLTEIGAEKIGTEHQMDVYFNAPHRDFAQTDEALRIREIPENGGKRIILTYKGAKLDGVSKTRKEIEVDVSDSEKMASILGNIGFRAAANVEKDRVIYLFNDSLISLDQVKKVGSFVEIEKEAKEDEDFKDAVDEIFETYKKLGIEEGFERRSYLELMGVK from the coding sequence ATGATAGAAGTTGAAGTTAAAGCTCATGTAACTAATTTTGAAGATGTAAAAGAGAAATTAACTGAAATTGGTGCGGAAAAAATAGGAACAGAACATCAGATGGATGTTTATTTCAATGCCCCCCACAGAGATTTTGCACAGACAGATGAAGCACTCAGAATAAGGGAAATTCCGGAAAATGGTGGTAAAAGGATAATTTTAACATATAAAGGTGCTAAACTCGATGGAGTTAGTAAAACACGTAAAGAAATTGAAGTTGATGTTTCAGACAGTGAAAAAATGGCTTCTATTTTGGGAAATATTGGATTCAGGGCCGCTGCAAATGTGGAGAAAGATAGGGTTATTTACTTATTCAATGATTCTTTAATATCTCTTGATCAGGTTAAGAAAGTTGGAAGCTTTGTTGAGATAGAAAAGGAAGCTAAAGAAGATGAAGATTTTAAAGATGCTGTTGATGAAATATTTGAGACCTACAAGAAACTTGGAATAGAAGAAGGATTTGAACGAAGATCCTATCTTGAGTTAATGGGAGTTAAATGA
- the hacA gene encoding homoaconitase large subunit, with amino-acid sequence MNITEKILAKASMKDEVSPGEIIQANVDLALSHDGTSPPTINTFRKIADHVWDNEKIVIVFDHNIPANTIGSAEFQKVTREFAREQGIKNLFTHGEGICHQVLPENGFIKPGTVVVGADSHTCTYGAFGAFATGMGATDMAVVFATGKTWFMVPEAYKVIVDGKLGRYVTAKDVILNVISKIGSFGATYKSLEFHGETIDSMNVAGRMTMCNMAIESGAKNGIIEPNKATMEYLKERNVKSFDIMVSDSDSQYEKEYLFDVNDMEPQIACPHNVDNVKPISKVEGTTIDQAFIGSCTNGRLEDLQIAAEVLDGSRVHEDVRLIVIPASAEIYRKAMHEGIIDTFIGAGAIVCNPGCGPCLGAHMGAITGGEVCISTTNRNFVGRMGDPGSEVYLANPAVVASSAISGEISDPRR; translated from the coding sequence ATGAACATAACGGAAAAAATTCTTGCAAAGGCATCAATGAAAGATGAGGTTTCTCCCGGTGAGATCATACAAGCAAATGTGGATTTGGCTTTGTCACATGATGGAACTTCCCCTCCAACTATAAACACCTTCAGAAAGATTGCAGATCATGTTTGGGACAATGAAAAAATTGTTATAGTATTTGATCACAACATACCCGCAAACACAATAGGATCTGCAGAGTTTCAAAAAGTTACGAGGGAATTTGCAAGAGAACAAGGTATTAAAAATTTATTCACCCACGGTGAGGGTATCTGTCACCAAGTACTTCCAGAAAATGGTTTCATAAAGCCAGGTACTGTTGTGGTGGGAGCTGATTCACATACATGTACCTACGGTGCTTTCGGAGCCTTTGCAACAGGTATGGGTGCAACTGATATGGCGGTTGTTTTTGCAACAGGCAAAACATGGTTCATGGTCCCTGAAGCATATAAAGTAATCGTAGATGGTAAATTAGGACGTTACGTTACTGCAAAAGATGTTATACTAAATGTAATAAGTAAAATTGGTTCATTTGGTGCAACTTACAAATCCCTGGAATTTCACGGTGAAACAATTGATTCCATGAATGTAGCAGGGCGTATGACCATGTGCAACATGGCAATTGAGAGTGGTGCTAAAAATGGGATAATAGAACCAAATAAAGCAACAATGGAATATCTTAAAGAAAGGAATGTTAAATCATTTGATATTATGGTTTCAGATAGTGATTCCCAATACGAAAAGGAATATCTTTTTGATGTTAATGATATGGAACCCCAGATTGCATGTCCTCACAATGTGGACAATGTAAAACCAATTTCAAAGGTCGAAGGCACAACTATAGACCAGGCGTTTATAGGTTCGTGTACAAATGGTCGACTGGAAGACCTTCAAATCGCAGCAGAAGTTTTGGATGGTTCAAGGGTTCATGAAGATGTAAGACTGATTGTTATACCTGCTTCAGCAGAAATATACCGTAAAGCAATGCATGAAGGAATTATAGACACATTTATAGGTGCAGGTGCCATAGTATGCAATCCTGGGTGTGGACCATGTCTTGGAGCCCATATGGGGGCTATAACCGGAGGTGAGGTCTGTATTTCAACAACCAACAGGAACTTTGTTGGAAGGATGGGTGACCCTGGTTCAGAGGTTTACCTTGCAAACCCTGCAGTTGTGGCATCTTCAGCAATTTCAGGAGAAATAAGCGATCCTAGGAGGTAG
- a CDS encoding homocitrate synthase family protein translates to MDYFVSPYNKKVNLKFPEEVKIYDTTLRDGEQTPGVCLRTPEKLKIARKLDELGIHQIEAGFPVVSSEEERSVKAIVKEDLDADILVLSRTKKEDIDAAIDCGVDGIITFMGTSDLHIKSKFKMMDREEILNVCINSVEYAKDHGLFVAFSAEDATRTDLDFLKQVYKRAEDCGADRVHIADTVGAISPQGMDYLVRELRSDLKTEIALHCHNDFGLAVANSISGLLAGANAVSTTVNGIGERAGNTSLEELIMALQLIYGVDMGFNLKVLCDLSRTVGELTHLGVPKNKPIVGKNVFRHESGIHVDAVMENPLTYEPFLPEMIGHQRKLVLGKHSGCRAVKAKLDECGLNVTNDELCKIVKKVKRSREEGKYINDKLFKEIVRSVKGPFDP, encoded by the coding sequence TTGGATTACTTTGTGAGCCCATACAATAAAAAAGTGAATTTAAAATTTCCTGAAGAGGTTAAAATTTACGATACAACATTAAGGGATGGTGAACAGACTCCTGGGGTTTGTTTAAGAACTCCTGAGAAACTCAAAATTGCAAGAAAGCTTGATGAGCTTGGTATTCATCAGATAGAAGCAGGATTTCCAGTAGTGTCAAGTGAAGAAGAAAGATCAGTTAAGGCAATTGTAAAGGAAGATCTGGATGCAGATATACTTGTTCTATCACGTACCAAAAAAGAGGATATTGACGCTGCCATTGACTGCGGTGTTGATGGAATAATAACCTTCATGGGAACTTCGGACCTCCACATCAAAAGCAAGTTCAAAATGATGGACAGGGAAGAAATTCTCAACGTATGCATAAACTCCGTAGAATATGCAAAGGATCATGGACTCTTTGTGGCATTTTCTGCTGAAGATGCAACCAGAACAGACCTGGACTTTCTGAAACAAGTATATAAAAGAGCGGAAGACTGTGGAGCAGACAGAGTGCACATAGCAGACACTGTAGGTGCCATAAGCCCCCAAGGTATGGATTATCTTGTAAGGGAACTTAGATCGGATTTAAAAACTGAAATAGCACTGCACTGTCATAATGATTTCGGTCTTGCCGTTGCAAATTCAATTTCGGGATTGTTAGCAGGTGCAAATGCAGTTTCAACAACTGTAAATGGAATCGGTGAGAGGGCAGGAAACACATCCCTTGAAGAACTGATAATGGCGCTTCAACTTATTTACGGTGTTGACATGGGCTTCAACTTGAAAGTGCTTTGTGACTTATCACGAACTGTTGGAGAACTCACACATCTAGGTGTACCAAAGAACAAACCCATAGTCGGAAAAAACGTTTTCAGACACGAATCTGGAATACATGTTGATGCTGTTATGGAAAATCCATTAACATACGAACCTTTTTTACCTGAAATGATAGGACACCAGAGAAAACTGGTTCTTGGAAAACATTCCGGCTGTAGAGCAGTTAAAGCAAAACTTGATGAGTGTGGATTAAACGTTACCAATGATGAACTCTGCAAGATTGTGAAAAAAGTAAAAAGAAGCAGAGAAGAAGGTAAATACATAAACGACAAACTCTTCAAAGAAATAGTAAGATCCGTAAAAGGACCCTTCGACCCTTAA
- the ahcY gene encoding adenosylhomocysteinase, whose amino-acid sequence MSYNVKDISLAPQGKKKIEWVQRHMPVLEHIKSKFEEEKPFEGITIGSCLHLEPKTINLGLTFLAGGAEVVMTGCNPLSTQDDATAAGAEMGLNMYGWRGETNEEYYENLNKVLDYEPDIIIDDGADMIFLIHRERQELLSKIKGACEETTTGIHRLKAMHKDKALKFPVMAVNDSYMKYLFDNRYGTGQSTFDSIMGSTNVLIAGKTIVVCGYGWCGRGIAMRANGLGANVIVTEVDPIRALEARMDGYRVMKIREAVKHADMLLTATGDVDVVSGDDFKYMKDGCILANSGHFNVEINKEDLQAMAKTHENIKPDIEEFVMADGRKLYLMADGRLVNLAGDRGQGHPAEIMDMSFAMQSLSAKYLLENELEVGVHKTPDETDIKVANLKLKAMGIEIDSLSKKQIDYLDDWEVGT is encoded by the coding sequence ATGAGTTACAATGTAAAGGACATTTCACTTGCACCGCAAGGTAAAAAGAAAATAGAATGGGTTCAAAGACACATGCCAGTCCTTGAACATATAAAAAGCAAATTTGAAGAAGAAAAACCCTTTGAAGGAATTACAATAGGATCATGCTTACACCTTGAGCCAAAAACCATAAACCTCGGCTTAACATTTCTAGCAGGAGGCGCAGAAGTTGTAATGACGGGCTGTAACCCTCTCTCAACCCAAGACGATGCCACAGCTGCAGGAGCAGAAATGGGGCTTAATATGTACGGTTGGAGGGGTGAAACCAATGAAGAATACTACGAAAACTTGAACAAAGTTCTGGACTATGAACCAGATATAATAATCGACGATGGTGCCGACATGATATTCCTTATTCACAGAGAGAGACAGGAACTTCTCTCAAAGATAAAAGGTGCATGTGAAGAGACCACAACTGGAATTCACAGATTAAAAGCAATGCACAAGGATAAAGCCCTTAAATTTCCAGTTATGGCTGTAAACGATTCTTACATGAAGTACCTCTTTGACAATCGTTACGGTACAGGCCAGTCAACCTTTGACTCCATAATGGGTTCAACAAACGTTCTCATAGCAGGGAAAACTATCGTTGTCTGTGGATACGGTTGGTGCGGTCGAGGAATAGCCATGAGGGCAAACGGCCTCGGTGCAAATGTTATAGTAACTGAAGTAGATCCAATAAGAGCCCTTGAAGCACGGATGGATGGTTACAGAGTTATGAAAATCCGCGAAGCTGTTAAACATGCTGACATGCTATTAACAGCCACAGGAGATGTGGATGTTGTTTCAGGCGATGATTTCAAGTACATGAAAGACGGGTGCATACTTGCAAACTCCGGACACTTCAACGTGGAAATAAACAAAGAAGACCTTCAGGCAATGGCCAAAACTCATGAAAATATAAAACCAGATATAGAAGAATTTGTTATGGCAGATGGAAGGAAATTATATCTCATGGCAGATGGAAGACTTGTGAACCTTGCGGGAGACCGTGGACAGGGCCATCCTGCTGAAATAATGGACATGAGCTTTGCAATGCAGTCACTTTCAGCCAAATACCTCCTTGAAAACGAATTAGAGGTTGGAGTCCATAAAACTCCTGATGAAACAGATATAAAAGTCGCAAATCTGAAATTAAAAGCTATGGGAATTGAAATCGACTCATTATCAAAAAAACAGATTGATTACCTCGATGATTGGGAAGTTGGGACTTAA
- a CDS encoding prephenate dehydrogenase, giving the protein MKISIIGGTKGLGNWIANFLKNKGFNVTITGRNRIDGENVSKRLGVKYTPDNIKAASQADLVILSVPIGVTTETIREIAPYLKEGSLIMDVTSVKEEPTSVMNECTPKGVEILPSHPMFGPRIRSLDGQVVVLTPVKRGKWYQKVLDFLEAENARVIVTTPQTHDKMMSIVQGLTHFSYICIASTIEKLQIDIKESRNFASPVYSLMLDMIARIVAQNPYLCYSIQTHNGYIQETHEAFLQTFKELKEMISEGNEKEFVGAMSSAAKHLDDLEAALGRSDKAISALTEEIRLLKDSVGEEVGLRHIYSGKIHIGILKDLTPNFAILDQDKKEIKLKLSNVEVLSDVELLKWKIESFPKKTYDVSAVFPDNCDPEVISNTIKSLKGVVTSSVLGIYSGNQITLGKKSVTIRYSVIDPNIRHEVENLLKGFGGLIR; this is encoded by the coding sequence GTGAAGATCAGTATAATCGGCGGTACTAAAGGTTTGGGTAACTGGATAGCCAATTTCCTGAAAAATAAAGGATTCAATGTTACCATAACCGGAAGAAACAGAATTGATGGAGAAAATGTCTCAAAGAGGTTAGGAGTTAAATACACTCCTGACAACATAAAAGCAGCTTCTCAAGCTGATCTGGTTATTTTGTCTGTTCCAATAGGTGTAACAACAGAAACAATACGGGAAATTGCGCCTTATTTAAAGGAAGGATCCCTCATTATGGACGTTACCTCTGTAAAGGAAGAGCCGACAAGTGTTATGAATGAATGTACCCCAAAAGGGGTTGAAATCCTACCATCACACCCTATGTTCGGCCCCAGAATTAGATCCCTCGATGGACAGGTTGTGGTTTTAACCCCTGTTAAAAGGGGTAAATGGTATCAGAAAGTCTTAGATTTCCTTGAAGCTGAAAATGCCAGAGTTATAGTGACAACACCTCAAACTCACGACAAGATGATGAGCATAGTCCAGGGACTCACCCACTTTTCATATATATGCATTGCATCAACAATAGAAAAGCTTCAAATTGATATTAAAGAGTCCAGAAATTTTGCAAGTCCAGTTTACAGCCTTATGTTGGATATGATTGCAAGGATAGTTGCACAAAATCCTTACCTCTGCTACTCCATACAAACTCACAATGGATACATCCAAGAAACCCATGAAGCCTTCCTGCAAACCTTCAAAGAATTGAAAGAAATGATATCAGAGGGTAATGAAAAGGAATTTGTGGGTGCGATGAGTTCTGCTGCAAAACACCTTGATGACCTTGAAGCTGCATTAGGAAGGTCAGATAAAGCAATATCTGCACTTACTGAAGAAATTAGGCTTCTTAAAGATTCTGTTGGTGAAGAAGTTGGTTTGAGACATATTTATTCTGGTAAGATCCATATAGGAATTTTAAAAGATTTGACACCAAATTTTGCAATTTTAGATCAAGATAAAAAAGAGATAAAATTAAAGTTGTCGAATGTAGAAGTTCTAAGCGATGTGGAACTTTTAAAATGGAAAATTGAGAGTTTTCCAAAGAAAACTTACGATGTTTCAGCTGTCTTCCCTGATAACTGCGACCCTGAAGTCATATCAAACACAATAAAAAGTTTAAAAGGCGTTGTAACATCTTCTGTACTTGGTATTTACAGTGGAAACCAAATAACCCTCGGAAAAAAAAGCGTTACAATAAGGTACTCTGTAATAGACCCAAACATCCGACACGAAGTTGAAAATCTTTTAAAAGGATTTGGCGGATTAATACGATGA
- a CDS encoding DUF2119 domain-containing protein — MGYFKVINKGKGPMRLFVGGVHGKEGLTTIKALSQIHEDDIPNGKLLIYNCERSPYISTLDKRYYQSKIGKEILSIINYYKPVVYVEPHCYKPESYKKLIDLDREKRVGVPPLIELENGVLIGSVSPFIRTTCFKREDICITLEMPCYPSEESLNAYVNVLKAVAGSRDRAELENKLKVKYPQQIKTARRYAREFFGDYPPF, encoded by the coding sequence ATGGGTTATTTCAAGGTTATCAATAAAGGTAAAGGACCAATGCGCCTTTTCGTTGGTGGAGTTCATGGTAAAGAAGGACTTACAACCATAAAAGCCCTCTCCCAGATCCATGAAGATGATATTCCAAATGGAAAGCTTTTGATCTACAACTGCGAAAGGAGCCCCTATATAAGCACCCTAGACAAACGTTATTACCAATCAAAAATTGGAAAAGAGATTTTATCCATTATAAACTATTATAAACCTGTAGTTTACGTGGAACCCCACTGCTACAAACCAGAAAGTTATAAAAAACTCATAGATCTGGACCGTGAAAAAAGGGTTGGTGTTCCTCCACTTATAGAACTTGAAAATGGAGTTCTCATAGGATCTGTTTCTCCCTTCATCAGAACAACCTGCTTTAAAAGGGAAGATATTTGTATAACCCTTGAAATGCCATGTTATCCCTCTGAAGAATCATTGAATGCTTATGTGAATGTTTTAAAGGCTGTTGCTGGTTCAAGAGACAGAGCAGAGCTTGAGAATAAACTGAAGGTTAAATATCCGCAGCAGATTAAAACTGCACGCAGATATGCACGTGAGTTTTTTGGAGATTATCCGCCATTTTGA